One genomic window of Agrobacterium vitis includes the following:
- a CDS encoding WGR domain-containing protein, translated as MIPAPAPYHIYVERIAPEQNMARFYALAVQPTLFGEVSLTRAWGRIGTRGQQMVRLFDNERQATNLFLDVRREKPKRGYRPKRPVDIQRI; from the coding sequence TTGATCCCCGCACCAGCGCCCTACCACATCTATGTCGAGCGTATCGCGCCGGAACAGAACATGGCGCGGTTCTATGCGCTTGCTGTTCAGCCGACATTGTTCGGAGAGGTGTCGCTTACGCGCGCCTGGGGCCGGATCGGAACGCGCGGACAGCAGATGGTGCGTCTGTTCGACAATGAGCGCCAGGCCACCAACCTGTTCCTCGACGTGCGTCGCGAGAAGCCCAAACGAGGTTATCGGCCAAAACGACCTGTGGACATCCAGCGGATCTGA
- a CDS encoding AP2 domain-containing protein: MIRSRPKHAPEERFHDESMYAIHRLDIDKHRQDAWMVNLSRGGKSIHMTFSDSTYGGKDQALEIAQAYRDAVLRVVPPLTNNDMRMLVRKNRSEGSSVPGVYFIGPTGAHKSGIWMARIEIALDDNTPVPAGKRRRRQFTRTFNVSKFGYETARRMAEEERIRMVLAVENGEDPALRSPQALKLHEKLTRDDNDD, translated from the coding sequence GACGAATCCATGTACGCGATTCATCGACTGGACATCGACAAGCACAGACAAGATGCCTGGATGGTCAATCTTTCCCGTGGCGGAAAATCGATCCACATGACCTTCAGTGACAGCACCTATGGTGGCAAGGATCAGGCGCTGGAAATAGCGCAAGCCTATCGCGATGCCGTTCTCAGGGTCGTCCCCCCATTGACAAACAATGACATGCGCATGTTGGTGCGCAAAAATCGCTCAGAAGGCAGCAGCGTGCCGGGCGTCTATTTTATCGGACCTACCGGGGCGCATAAAAGCGGTATCTGGATGGCTCGTATTGAGATCGCCCTCGATGATAACACGCCGGTCCCTGCAGGAAAGCGCCGCCGCCGACAGTTCACGCGCACCTTCAACGTCAGCAAATTCGGCTATGAGACCGCCCGCCGCATGGCGGAAGAAGAACGCATTCGCATGGTCCTGGCTGTCGAAAATGGAGAAGATCCGGCTTTACGCAGCCCGCAAGCTTTGAAACTTCATGAGAAGCTTACCCGAGACGACAACGACGATTAG